The region gttcaaacccatcaattgctgtgattcagagtggtcctgatggataaaggatgaacaggggtgtaccgaccgtacagtgctgccgctatgctgatcgttagcgggattttcatacactaactaaagtcaactctggcaatcgacgtgctgtccagttgtactccgtgaccttagcttgccagagttgacaaacgttagtgtataaaaattcctctaacgatgagcatagaggcagcaccgtacggtaaaatgttgataactgattcagagcggtactgatgctgaatagaggatgtacaggcgTATCCCGTGTTCAAatccatcaattgctgtgattcagagtggtcctgatgctgaatagaggatgtacgggggtatcccgggttcaaacccatcaattgctgtgattcagagtggtcctgaggctgaatagaggatgtgcaggggtatcccgtgttcaaacccatcaattgctgtgattccgagttgtcctgatggataaaggatgtacaggggtgtcccgggttcaaacccatcaattgctgtgattcagagtggtcctgaggctgaatagaggatgtgcaggggtatcccgggttcaaacccatcaattgctgtgattcagagtggtcctgatggataaaggatgaacaggggtgtaccgaccgtacagtgctgccgctatgctcatcgttagcgggattttcatacactaactaaagtcaactctggcaactTCCAATAAAATACTATCTGAGAAGAGCAACAGAATTCcattattgaattttgaatttttttattattcatttaagAAATGATAAGTGACTAATATAGTCACATACACactgaatttatatatatatatatatatatatatatatatatatatatatatatatatatatatatatatatatatatatatatatatatatatatatatatatatatatatatatatatatatatatatatatatatatatatatatatatatatattactttCCAAATCCACGAAGATTGATAGAGAAAATGACTATTGAAATAAGATCTTTTACAACGACGACAAATGCTTCATTCTTACTAACAAGAattatgaatatatctatCCCTCTTTCTCATTTACATAAATATACTAAATTATACAGTGTAGCATATACATAGATTGAAGCTTTCAGATTCCACATATGTATATACTTAACTGTTGTTTTCAGATCATTCCAGCATTTACTTAAACATCAACaataattcaattgatttcCCTATTTTGAACCATCCAATATGAAAACTATGATATGCATTATAATCTACAGAACTGTACTTGCATTTTTGATAATACAGTTAACCTCGCCTTACTCAGATTTTCCAAGAACTcgcaaaaaatgaaatcatttttctgacCTACGAACGCATTTCCTATCCTTAACTTGAACTTTTGCTAAGCTCGGACAAATTTTGCTGGTCCCAGTTCGTCCCGAGTTAGGGCGAGGTTTACTGCATCTCTAAAACGATTTGGCTCGGTGATTtggaatttcattcaattcgtGGGACctgaattagttcatttgaaTCAGATTCATTAAACGGAACTGGCCTCAGAATATGTCAATAATCCCTCTTTCTATGTGGGTCGATAAGAACACGAAGGCCAATCCTTGGATGATGTAGAGTTTCGAGAAAAAGGTGAAATCaagaaaatatacatttgaaTTTGGATGCACTTTTTTTAGAGAAATATTGTCAATATCGCTGATTGCTGATCCACTGTCTAGAGCGACCTCAATGGGATAGCAGAGATCCAaactacccccccccccccccccccccgccctCCCTGACTATCAACTGGTACAGATATTATCAATTTAacagtacagtagactctgcttgCTTCAGATCTTGTAGGTGTAAATTCCAAGGCAGTCTGAACAGGGATGGAGGGTTAAGAAAATCTGTAGTATATTGTCCGGGGCTaaacagagtctactgtagtagCTATTTTACTCCTATTACATCAACCCATCACACATCGATGAACTGTATTTTTCTCATACATGCATTTATATAGAAACTATCACTTCACTAAACAACAGTAAAGATTTGAGCTTCCATAAACAACATTCAATTATACAACACATTATCATATTACACATTTACTGACAATTTATAAGACAACATTTTCACAACACTAAACTCTTTACTCCATGCACGCACATGATACAAAcgtatttctaaatttaaatGGACAGAATctgatttttacattttcgcCATCGTGAAATTTTACTGTAAAAATATTGCGAAATATGCGAAGTATCTATGACTACAACAAACGAACGATGGATGAACCTCCGATCCTGCTACAACTATAATACATTCATTCATAAACTACGCACATCCATAAAATGGAATGCTTTCACAACTCAGGCAAAAAACATTCACAGGTGTTGATTTCACGCATAATGAAGCAAATACCGTACACTGCATGAAGAAGAAGCACCAAATTCAATACATATTTTGAGCTATGTGAGGCACCATTACATACATACTTATACAATGTAGCTTAGTTCATAATTCatattaggctaaacaaaaatgataccttgtttctccgcagcggccgggtcatttttgttaaatatgataaaatttataaacagttcatttctatagcggccgggtctgttatggtaaaattgatcacgattttaaaaaaagtaatgtatagagtagataggcggccggccgggtcaacatttaagctcagcagagccgagaaacaaggtatcaatttttttagccttaagTCAGGTTTCGATCTGTCGAAAAATCAATTCTGGATTTCTCTTCTGACGCATTCATTTCGGAAGATTACGCTCTACCTATTTCGGAAGGGCATACTCTGTaaacctggacccagttccacagttgtgagttagagttaaccctgagttaaagttagttcattttcaatgagttaactcagagtcaaatcttaactcagaactgtggaactggaccctggtagAGAGTTTCTAACCCAGAATCTttcaatcgaaacctgcctaAGGATTTAAGAGTGGCAGCGGTGTCGGCcattttatagaaaataaatcgaGAATTTTCTAATCCCTCCCCATGAACCAGATCTTTATAACATTTAAAACGGGCGTTGCAGATATCTCTTCTAGACCCGGTCCTCAACATAATGAGTACGTAATGAATAAACAATCTTCCCAAATTTGACCCCATAAAACTTATAGAGAAATATATTAATACTCTAGTCATTTATCATACACTGTAATGATTGTAAGCTGATATCACACACACTGATAGTAGATAGAATCACTATTATTACACTGATAATCCCATTATAACCCAACTCTATATATCGATATACTCTACACACATTCATGCATTATGACTAGTATAGAAGACTTACATACATGTAACAGTCATACAAAATCgggacacaatttttaaaaatttcatcgcaGTCAagatcaattcatttttaataaattttctGAATGAACAgtgatttttgatttgattaagcACAGATCATAGCGTATAGGCTTAGTCGGGAATGAGGCTTAAGTAGTAACCATCACCGGGGTCTGACTTCACGAATAATCAATCTCCGATATCTGTTTAGTTACGGATTATGGATTGAGAAAAACACCCCGAACCACCAGCTATTACAGACGGGTAACTGAGAACAATGAGCGACATTTCCAAAATATTCAGTCTCCACCGTTTAAAACTGGAATAACAATCTCTCAACTCGCTGAGCCGTACTCAAGGCAATATTAGCATGTTTCAAGAGATTTCTTTATCTCGATTTAGAGGAGAGAGATCAAAGAGTTATCGAACAATGAATTCAGCCACCACACCAGTATTCGAACTGCTCACGGGCCTCGGGGAGTGAACCTCAAATATCCTCTAAaccttccacatctatgaactCATCGGGTTGAATTCCGAGTATCTCTTTAGCGGCGACGGTCGCCTGTTTAATCGCTAGTTTATACGGACCACGTTTTTTCTTGTTGTATTTCGCGCGGAAATCGTCGAGGAATGGATACAACTCACAACACGGCATATTCGACATCGTTGATGAGCCGAACCACGTCACGTGCGCCATCTGGCGGATTATTACGCCGTTATCCTTCTGACTGACGGTGATGTTGAGAATTTTACCAGGCCACCACGGGAACCCGAGTATTTTACCCCAGACGATGTCTCCCGTAGCGATATACCGACTATCTCCGATGATACACTTCTCGACGCTTTGCGTATGAATTCTCATCATCAGCGGTTTAACGCGGTCCAACCTTTCTACGTCGATCGGTGAACTATCGCCGCAGTCCGAGTTCGCGTTACGATTAGTTAGGTTATCCCCGTTCGATAAAACGTAATTATCCGTTTGTTGCTGATCGTTTTCGGTTGTCGGCCGTTTACGTCGCAATCTCGTCACTAGTCCATCGGTTTGATGAATTCGCGGTTTCGGACTTTTACTACTCGCCTCGAATGCCATATTCAAATTCTCGATTAACGGAATTCCGTCCTTATTTTCGACGATTTGAATCGCGTTTTCCTGATCGGGCATCTCGTCCCCGGGAACCTCCTGGTCGCGTACGCTATGTTTATGTTTGTGTTTCTGTTTTTTTCGATGTCGATCTTTATGTTTTTTCTTGTGCGGTCGTTCCGCGCGAACATTCGAATTAAACGGCGCTTTAAGAGTCACTTTTAAACGTTCTTTCTCTTTAGCTTTTCGTAGCGATTTTTTAACCTTTTTATGTCCGTAAATACCGATATCCGAGCCGTATTCCGGGGTTCGTCCGCCGCGTGGTGTTTTCTCGATGTCACTTTTCTCGCTCAATTCACCGAT is a window of Tubulanus polymorphus chromosome 2, tnTubPoly1.2, whole genome shotgun sequence DNA encoding:
- the LOC141900855 gene encoding PWWP domain-containing protein 2B-like; translated protein: MADFKENESPFIKGSKHTVTIEESGKDLIVVCLNFQSYVYRGVLLNSTLGNVPYGVNLPRKNTENEFQKQDEEIPVIKDLISVSNRHSFLQVPGAQIPVNTQSTVKALNKSWKEKTIRNIRLRPRQVLCSKCKSTCPENPDVKAPSNSTAVTKSVDSKPEPIIKSDIHTRKRSIGENLAQPVNPVTKKIKSTDNSSKKRSPVIKISFNTPQGKGTVVKIPPKIQNQEQSDSEYDTAYETSRYHHHENIGELSEKSDIEKTPRGGRTPEYGSDIGIYGHKKVKKSLRKAKEKERLKVTLKAPFNSNVRAERPHKKKHKDRHRKKQKHKHKHSVRDQEVPGDEMPDQENAIQIVENKDGIPLIENLNMAFEASSKSPKPRIHQTDGLVTRLRRKRPTTENDQQQTDNYVLSNGDNLTNRNANSDCGDSSPIDVERLDRVKPLMMRIHTQSVEKCIIGDSRYIATGDIVWGKILGFPWWPGKILNITVSQKDNGVIIRQMAHVTWFGSSTMSNMPCCELYPFLDDFRAKYNKKKRGPYKLAIKQATVAAKEILGIQPDEFIDVEGLEDI